In Phyllopteryx taeniolatus isolate TA_2022b chromosome 5, UOR_Ptae_1.2, whole genome shotgun sequence, the DNA window gtttttggaatgaaatTAGATTTTGATGGCACGGGACctttccaggtttttttttcttcttcttctgacgACGACAACATGGCGGCCGAGGGGACTCACAGAGGCAGGTGGCCGACAGCACCCGCTTGGCGGCGTACGGCGGCGCACACTCGGGGAAGACGGGTTGCAGCGCGTAACTGGAGAAGGTGAGCGCGATGACGGCCAGCGTGGTCGGGTACATGATCAGCACGGCGCTCCACAGTAACAGGAACCTGACGGCGACACAGCACAGCCGCGCGGCCGCGTCAAGCGCCTGACGTATCTGGGCCCGACTgaccggcaaaaaaaaaaaaaagaaccagttcaaatgtgtgtgtaataaaCGGTAATAACAATTTGCCATCATAATAAGATACTTGAAGTCATTCTCATTTTTCAATTGCGTTAATGATAGATCATTCGGTTGAAATGAATTAGCTaattatttcatgaaataaaaagttGTTCATTGTTTATTAATCATTCATCTAAATATTTGGTCAATTGATGAATTGTAAATGACATTATACGAGTGAATTGGTCTTATTTCTAGTGCAGTTGGGACTGGTTGCGAAATGGAAGACAAAAAGTTTTAAGATACAAGAAAGATCGTATTGGAAGAATCatagcaaagttctgttggcgGATTTTTCTCTCCAGACATTTTGTCCCTGAAAGAAATCCATtaataaaagaacatttttatgaaaattTGGAAAACAGTCAGAACTGTCTTAAAGTAAGTAAAGTAAGATGTTTTTCACGAGGAATTCACTTGGTAAGATCTGAGTTTTGGCATTCATTCATAATGAGtagaataaatacaattaaatgtctATCAGAGCACactgtacattgttttttttttaaattttatttatgattaataAATGAACCAAATATTAGTTAAGTTAAAGAACATTTTCTTTGCTAatgaatatctttttttttttttttttttttacaataaatcaattgagCAAATATTGAATTCtcccattattaaaaaaaaaaaaaaaaacggttaaatgaatacaaaaatatgacagCAGTCTGGGTAATTAAAGAACGCAGCCCGTTGCGGGCGCTGCCCGTGGGCCGTCCTTTGCCCGCTCCTGATCTCGTCAGAGCCAATACGAGAGTTGTTCCTAATTATTATGGTTATCCTATGAGATGGTCAAAATATGAGAAACAGTCGGGATCacaataataatctttttttttttcttacaggaATACATTATTGTTGTCTTTGGAAAAGGCAGATGTCATTAACTGTCCATTGCGTGTATGACGTCGTTGTCTTGAAGAAGGTCAAAAAAAGAGGTTGCCATGGGAACCAGTACCAGACGATTGACAGTACGTACAGTGAAGTCAGGACATTAGCTTTGATGAAGTACAGtggcggtaccttgacttgccattttttttgttttgtgttttgcgaGACAAAAAGTCAAATTGAAGTTGCGATTGAAAACGGAACGCGTCTTCCGGGTGGCGCTCACGAGGCCACGCCCCGTcagggcacacacacaacactactcttgttgttgtgacttttgacTTTATGCCATTAacaacaattttttattttccgtttgattgttttttttttgtacaatgccATGCTAGACGTTTGGGTATTTCCTGGAGGCGGGGGCTGGAACCGATGAATGGCAttgcaattcatttcatttcttgagatacgagtttcaattgttccgtgaccacactcgtatctcaaaccATCTTTTATCTGTAATCATGAATTCAAAATGCCTTTAATCCGTTCtaacaaaccccccaaaattgttgtagcgtgtattttaataagaaaaaaaaaaaacagcactgcaaaatattgtacattatgaAAAGTAATGATGGAACGAAATAAAAATTCTTCACCGGAACTTAAACGGAAACCTAAATGAGAAAACCTAAAGGCCCGAAACCAAAAGCCGAAAACATCGAATGAAGTAATTATGCCATTGATTGGTCAAATTGCCAATTTAtacaaattcacttccagaacatgTTGTCCTATTTTTATAAACTCTTCCAAGAACatgacagttattgcagtatattatagAATCGGATgcaaataattctgcatactgttcaatttcacAACATGATCATTCCTCTATAACCGTAATCATGAATAAATGACGGCTTTCGTGTACTGTACTTCTCTTGCAATCTATTTGGATATTTCCTGTCTCcgctattgctgctgaaatcgTGCCAatgtccccattgtgggactaataaaggctATTTTATCTTCTTGTTATTCTGAGATACTTTCCACCGCCTTGGCTCCTGTTGTCAGGTGACGTACTAattcctccctcctccctcgGTGACAGCGATTGAGTTAGCCGACCGAGTCGAGTCAAGGCAAGTCGAGGCACCGCTAAGACCAAAGTGTGAGTTGCACGTAAACGGGGGAAACGGAACTGACCCCACGAGGCCTCCGAATATCTCGCTGACGTAGGCGTAGTCGCCGCCCGACTTGGGGATGGCCACGCCCAGCTCGGCGTAGCACAGCGAGCCCAGAGCCGCCACGCCCCCGCCCAGCGTCCACACCAGCAGGGCCACGCCCACCGAACCCGAGTGCTCCAGAACGCCCTTGGGCGAGATGAAGATGCCCGAGCCGATGATGTTCCCTGAGGAGGAGCAACCGGAAAGCGCTTGCAGCATTTAGTTCACATCCTACTAGTGCGCGCACTTGGccgtgtactagtacgctcATTGACCTCACCGGTAAggcaattcagcgcactagtacaACGACTGTCTCACTAGTAGGGCCCCACCGATCtggattgttgtttttggcaaaaaggcgatatttggcagaataaaattccaatAGACAATTAATTGGttgattaatttttaaaaaatatagaatGAATAAAAGAACTTCTCTTTTGGAACCTTaacgcttacaacaataaagatatgaattagaggcagagcattttattgttttacaagactttagtatttgtttaactttacagtAGTGGGAAAAATCGGCAACAGTCATCTGattattttgcagatttttttcggggaaacctttgtttgaatgtcattttaCGTTTGgtttatgttgtaatgtgttcatGTGTTCAAAAAAATTGGcccatttttgctgatttgaaAAGAATTAATATCGGCCGATTTATCGGTCGGGCCCTACTCACATAGTAACCTTTTTTCACTACAAGTGCCACTTTTGGTCTACTAGTACACTTTAAAGCAGtttcagcatttattcgatatccttgtaTAGCCAGCTTGAGGcgcatgtactagtatgctctttgtcctcactagtatgACAATGCAGCGCACTAGTAAAATGACTGTCTTACTCGTAACACCTTTTCCTCTACTGGTGTCACTTTTGGCCTTTTACTGATACGCTAATACTGTCAGCCTTACTAGtaatactacaaagacaaactaGGTGAGTATCATGCACTAGTAGCCTGCGGTGTGGTCAAATACTGGCCACAGGGGAATTTAGTGACTCAACTGCAGACAGGCGAAGACGTCTATTAGTTGTAGACTTGATATGAAAGAATGTTAGTGGTGTGTTACATTTGCTTCAACGTAGCGAAACCACTTGAGAACACGTAAACGCCACACGGGAAGGCGGGAAGgcccggattcgaaccccgacCTTGCGGATGTGCAAACCACAGTACCACCCTGGGTGTACTCAATGAGCTGTAAATGTCCAACTGATATTGATCATACTAGACTATATTTTTGGGACCGGCGCAACTCCAGCGTGTTCGAccgggttctgcagcaggataacgatcctaAATACACAAACAAGTCAACTTccgaatggcttaaaaaaaaacaaaatgaaggtttaggagtggcctcgtcaaagtctggacttgaatccgaCTAAAATGCGGTGGCCTGACCTTCAAAAGGCTCTTGATGCTCGAAAaacctcaatttttgctgaattcaaagaattgtgcaaggaagagtgggccaaaatatctccacagagatgcaAAAGACTCATTGCTGGTTCTAGAACATGCTGGATTTCAGTTGTTggtgctgaggatggcccaaccactccttaggtttagggggcaagtactgtttcaaagtttttttctcaataaacaAAATCACTGTTTGAAAACGGCATTTTCTATTTAATTGggttctgatatttacatttgtttgatgactctaaacattaaagtggggaacgtgcaaaaacaagacatttgagAAGAGGGCAAATACTTATTTCTCGGCACTGTACGTTCACAAACCTTTGGAATCGTTTTCATTTGATCCCCACACACGAAACTCGTGCACTCTGGTCCTTAATTCAAAGTTACACGAGCACACGCGGCCTCAGCCTGGATGAACTTCACGAGACAGGAAGTGAGGGACTCCGAGTCCCTGCGTTTCTGCTTGACCTTTACCCCATCGCAATTTCGACGCTTTACGGTGTTAAGAGAAACACTAGTTGACTACTGATGATGACGACGAGTACACGGTTCACCGATGATGATGGTGCAGGCGCTCAGCAAGCCGATCTCCTTCTTCAGGGTCACGCGGTCCGGAACCCGGGTTCTGTCCTCGCGCGGCGGCGGTGGCCCGTCCATGTCGGCCTTCCCGGATCCGCCCGTACTCTCGCTCCCACTGTAGCTTCTTCCAGACTCGCTCGCTCCCAGCGGCGCTCCCTGTGCTCCCCTCTCTCAGCATTCAGGCGTTCTCAATGGGCCGCGCTTGCGCAACAACCTGCGGCTGCTCAGGCTTGAATGTTAAATAGGCGCAACTCACCGTGAGGCGTTCGGGGACAGCCCGGGAAGTGCCCACATTCCCATTATCGCCAtacacgtggacaaaattgttggttcATGAAAGAAacacccacagtggtcacagaaataacttgacaaaagtaataataaatgaaaatgtactaaACTAAAATGACTTGTGCACCTGTCAGCAGCTaatttggcccactcttcatgaGCAATCTGCTCCAGTTATcgcaggtttgaagggtgctttcgCCAGACAGCAGGTTTCAACTTCTTCTGCAGACGTTCgataggatttagatcagggctcatagaaggccGCTTtgaatagtccaatgttttgttgcTAGCCATTCTTGGGAGTTTCTAGCTTTGAGTGCTTTgagtcattatcctgttgcaagacccatgacctgcgactgagaccaagctttcatttctctctagaataccttgatagtcttgagattttattGTACCCTGCATAAATTCAAGATACCCTGTGCCGGATGTTgtgaagcagccccagaacaacACAGAGCCTCcgccatgtttcacagtagggacagtgtttttttcttggcatgcttcatttttgcatctgtgaaCATAGAGCTGATATGCCCTGCAGGTCCAAAAGTTTTGTCTCGTCTGACCGtaggacattctcccagaagccTTGTGGCTTGTCAGTATATAGTTACGCAAATTGCAGTCTGgcttttttatcatttattttcaacaggaGTGTCCTCCTTGGTCGTCCACCCATGaatgaagtccactttggctcaaaTGACGACGGATGGTGCGATCTGACACTGATGGACCTTGACCTGGGAGTTCACCTTGAATTTTTTGGGAGATTGTTCCGGgctcttttgttaccattcGTATTATCcgtctcttcaatttgtcatcaattttcctcCTGCGGCCATGTCCGGCGGGGAGGTTGGCTACAGTCCCGTGGATCTTACATTTCGGGAAGATATTCGCAACTATAGTCACGGGAAGCtcaagctgcttggagatggtctTAGAACCTTTACCTTTAACGTGCTTGTCTAGACTTCTTCTTTCTAGTCTCCTGAGACAACTCTCTCCTTTGGTTCCTCCggtccatgtttagtgtggGCACCCACCACGTCACCCAACAGCCACACCGATGACTTGTCAGCCTTTAAATAGGCCGACTGACTGATTACAATGACAATGACAGTCCcaactaagattttttttcccggtCCGATGGTGCAACATGAAACGTAGATGGTACTAATAAAACTAATATAAATGAAAGCTAAAATATGAATAGACtaagaagaaggaaaataaacaatgtgcactaccatacaaaaaaaagcaatttttgtTCAACGAAGATAACAGTTAAGTTAATCAGGAATACAGTCTATACATTGTTATGCgttaaaaactgttttctttctttgaaaaaacaggAGTATGGATGGAATTTGAAGTGACTGAAGTGGCTGTAATAGCACCCCGATCCACCAGGGGGAGACATGTCGCACGAGCTCCCGGTCACTATCGTTTTGAAGACGAGAAGAAGACGACAAGGCGCCCGTGATGCGACTTGAAAGTTCGCAAGTTGTCCGAACTAACGTGCGTGTTTGGACGCTTGCTAACGTCATGGAAAGCAACAAAGCCATTTTGAGCGTCCCCGCTTATGGTCACGTCATCGCCAGCGAGAAGTGGAGCAAGTCGTCGCTTATTCAAAACTTGAAAGGTAAACAAGCGAAAATGACTCCCATTATAATGCTACTCACGTGCATTTTGAATGAAGGCATCAATGGGagccttggatgtttcctcgaAAAAAGTGGATTCAAACCTTAGATCAGTTTGGAattcacaaataataaactgataacaaggCATACTTAAATCGGTTTTCTTTTACCGCTCATCCtcgcgcgggtcgcgggctACCGGAGGCCATCCCGGCTattttcgggcgggaggcggggcacaacctgaaccggtcgccagccaatcccagaagaagaagaatcaccttttattgtcatgcatgcacacgaaatttggtCTCTGcgttttacccatcacagtgaacacatacacatgttagtgtaCACATTTCGGGgcatcagtgtcttgctcaaggacaccacagccgtgagtccgggggatgttggcggacggtccggtcggggtcttgaaccttcgtcccccacggtggcaggcgatgatctgaAGAtcaccattgggccacggctgcacatggaaacaaaaaacgggcaatttagagtcttcaatcaacctggcgcgcatgttttggggatgtgggaggaaagcggagtgcccggagaaaagccacgcaggcacgaggagaacatgcaaagtccacacaggcggggccggggattgaaccccggtcctcagaactgtgaggcagatgtgctaaccggtcgcttgcattatacatgacatggtgcttcgaggtcatatttgtAAAAGTAGGACAGGTTTGAGACTACatcagaatggcacatgaccgagagcgagccaatcgcaagcgtcggctttagaaggaggaaatGATGAAATCTGAGCTTTTAAAActggaattatggaaatttgttttattccagTAATGTAAAGGATCACATTCCAGCGACCTCAACCTTGCAATTTAATGAGAATATCCAAACTTCATCTCAGATGAGTTAAGGGGTTAACCCGATCGGGCTTGTGGGCCGCAGGCGGAGGCGTGACCGTCCTGTTGGAGAGCGAGCCGGGCGTGGCCGACTTCCTCCTCCCCGACGACAGCCGCGTCCTCTACCTTTCCGAGCGCGACATCGTCGCGGGCGCCGCCTACAAGCGGAAGCTGGTCCGTTTCAGGAAGGTGAGTGTCAGCTTCgctcgtgttttgtttttcctggttTGGGATGCATTTCgaacttttgagacataaagacattgacaaaaacagtcactcagcaataaagggttgctagctgtctggtaatgccgctacatatttttattgatttttttttttttttttagacaattgtGCTAATCTGCTTTGGTGGACTTCACTTAAGCCCAGTACACGCACGTAAAGAAAATCTTCCTGTTTTTGTGTCGATTTCGGCGCTTCCCGACCGAGCACGTCGAGCGCCAGACGATCTTAAATCTGAGGTCTGAGGTtcgttaagagtggatttgggTCCGAAACGGGTCGGGGCTGACAATCTTGAATAACGAGCGCGTTCAATATTAACGGCCGAAACTCTTCAATGTGTGCGGGAAAGCCGACGTCTCCCGAGTCGTGACGGCGACAATGGTGACGGGGAACGGAATGTAGCAATCGAGAAGCGCCCtgcaaaaaaaacgaaacataaAGTGAAAGCCCAAAAAACAAGCGTCCTACCTGATTTCAATTTTTTGTATAGAAGTGGGTTCCCCAGCCGGCAAGAAGTATTCTTAGTTTTTTGACCACAACCGTTCCGGCCCCCTCGGAATTACTCGACGAAGCCCGGCGGCGTCTGCCCGTCTTCGGTTTTGTGAGCTCACGTGCGATCGCGTGAGATTTTGAGATCGGCGGCGGTGTGTGCGGTGTGTTCTGTTTCTCACCAATTTATCGTTATGTGCGGTGTCTGTCGCAGATCGCGTAAGATTTGAAAACTCCTTCAGTGTGTACCAGACCTTCCAGACTGGCAGACTTTTCTGGTCCAGGCCTTTTTGCTCAGATGAGCCACTTCCATCACTTGTGAGCTTGTTCCTGCACAACATACTGCAAATGTTTTCGATGAATCCAGTGGCGCCCGCGCACGCGCAGTTCGGCACcggatttgttttcaatttttccccaatgttttttttttgggtgtggggtggcttattggtggtttatctcTGCTTATTCCAGagtgtattttataaaaaaaatttcccacTGCATTTCTAATGAGTGTTTATTAGCCGCGGATTTTGGCTATCGGCGGTCCGGCCCGGCCGGATGCGACAGCGGCGTCCGCCGGGAAGACGGTTCTGTTTCATTGCGATGGTCCGTGCGCTCCCGGAACGACCTCCAAACTAAACTCAAACTGAAGATGGCGGCCATCTGTACCAATAACTGCTCTTGCCATATTGTgtcatttggacaatttgacaCAGTTTAGCCgttttatgtgtgtttataATGTATGCATTCATAACCTTTTGTTGCGTGCGTAGTTGATATGATGGCTTCTCATTTTGTCGGGTTGTGTGCgattgacttggactttttGAACGCGTCACCGCTACGAACGAGACGTTCTGCCTCAACCGCACTTTGAAATGAAGCTGGAGTCGGTATATGCTTTTTTTTGATcccgtgtgcgcgtgtgtggtgGCTGCAGGACTGCGGCAGCTTCCGGAGGCTGGTCCTGGTGGAGAACACGGGCCCGGTCCGGCGGGACTTCTGGGCCGTGCAGAAGTCGGCGGCGTTGGAGCTGGGCCTGACGCTGCTGCCGGTCGGCGGGCAGACGGAAGCCTCGCGGCTCCTCCTGCAAATGGTGACGTCACTCTCGGCGAGGTCCGGCTCGCTTTGCTTTGGGGGCGGGCGAGCATTTTCCAAAAAGCTTTAGCTTGAATTGTGG includes these proteins:
- the faap24 gene encoding Fanconi anemia core complex-associated protein 24 isoform X3, translating into MRLESSQVVRTNVRVWTLANVMESNKAILSVPAYGHVIASEKWSKSSLIQNLKGGGVTVLLESEPGVADFLLPDDSRVLYLSERDIVAGAAYKRKLVRFRKVHADGKENPLRRRSRSGPRDAPVLAAVRRVPGVGRVKAPALLERFSSIRQLCNATVAELEAAIKTLALLLPALLSVRRTLSVRSEL
- the faap24 gene encoding Fanconi anemia core complex-associated protein 24 isoform X1; the protein is MRLESSQVVRTNVRVWTLANVMESNKAILSVPAYGHVIASEKWSKSSLIQNLKGGGVTVLLESEPGVADFLLPDDSRVLYLSERDIVAGAAYKRKLVRFRKDCGSFRRLVLVENTGPVRRDFWAVQKSAALELGLTLLPVGGQTEASRLLLQMVHADGKENPLRRRSRSGPRDAPVLAAVRRVPGVGRVKAPALLERFSSIRQLCNATVAELEAAIKTLALLLPALLSVRRTLSVRSEL
- the faap24 gene encoding Fanconi anemia core complex-associated protein 24 isoform X2, translated to MRLESSQVVRTNVRVWTLANVMESNKAILSVPAYGHVIASEKWSKSSLIQNLKGGGVTVLLESEPGVADFLLPDDSRVLYLSERDIVAGAAYKRKLVRFRKDCGSFRRLVLVENTGPVRRDFWAVQKSAALELGLTLLPVGGQTEASRLLLQMVHADGKENPLRRRSRSGPRDAPVLAAVRRVPGVGRVKAPALLERFSSIRQLCNATVAELEAAVGRAAALNIHAFFHET